One Chryseobacterium indoltheticum DNA segment encodes these proteins:
- a CDS encoding serine hydrolase domain-containing protein, which translates to MLKKNLLHFLFFLTLFSCQKTESIQQPVNRKAIADSAVVAFQKKLYKTQIDSIVNQYHFNGSVGVFKDTIELYRRNNGFADFANKRKINDSTIFSIASISKQFTAVLILLKMEERKLTLDDKASKYIKDFQKKEYENITIRQLLNHSSGLNNFGEKLLFKSGSGFNYSNDGFNALGKIVETVSGKSFDENMIELLKKAGMKNSSTGTSFTGENFAKTHVGNLKNQKPVDNMPKRLGNKEIGIAAGGVLSTINDLLIWNNALYSGKIIKPETLKKFMSKSTERQHPILGKMGYGLGIMMNHNKPVSYFHSGYVKGAPSLNIYYPETKTSVIILSNIADEEKGKSASFRPHLKIKEIADILEN; encoded by the coding sequence ATGCTGAAAAAAAATTTGCTACACTTCTTATTTTTTCTTACCCTCTTTTCCTGTCAGAAAACAGAATCTATACAGCAACCTGTTAACAGGAAAGCAATTGCAGATTCTGCCGTCGTAGCATTTCAGAAAAAATTATATAAAACTCAAATCGATTCTATTGTTAATCAATATCATTTTAACGGAAGTGTCGGTGTTTTTAAAGATACTATTGAATTATACCGTCGAAATAACGGCTTTGCCGATTTTGCAAACAAAAGGAAAATCAATGATTCTACCATTTTTTCTATCGCATCAATCAGCAAACAATTTACAGCAGTGCTTATTCTTCTTAAGATGGAAGAAAGAAAATTGACCTTGGACGATAAAGCTTCAAAATACATTAAAGATTTCCAGAAAAAAGAATATGAAAATATCACCATTCGACAACTATTAAATCACAGTTCGGGTCTAAATAATTTTGGAGAAAAACTATTATTCAAAAGCGGCTCAGGATTTAATTACTCAAATGATGGTTTCAACGCTTTAGGAAAAATAGTAGAAACCGTTTCAGGTAAATCTTTTGATGAAAACATGATTGAATTATTAAAAAAAGCCGGAATGAAAAACTCATCTACCGGAACTTCGTTTACAGGAGAAAATTTTGCTAAAACACATGTAGGAAATTTAAAAAACCAAAAACCGGTTGATAACATGCCGAAAAGATTAGGCAATAAAGAGATCGGAATTGCGGCAGGCGGAGTTTTATCAACCATAAACGATTTACTCATTTGGAATAACGCTTTATATTCCGGAAAAATAATTAAGCCTGAGACGCTAAAAAAATTCATGTCTAAAAGTACAGAAAGACAACATCCTATTCTCGGAAAAATGGGTTACGGATTGGGAATAATGATGAATCATAATAAACCTGTCTCCTATTTTCACAGCGGTTATGTGAAAGGCGCTCCGTCACTCAATATTTATTATCCTGAAACCAAAACTTCTGTGATCATTCTTTCTAATATTGCCGATGAAGAAAAAGGCAAATCTGCTTCTTTCAGACCTCATCTGAAGATTAAGGAAATTGCAGATATCCTGGAAAATTAA
- a CDS encoding PadR family transcriptional regulator, which translates to MKKNSLYKGTLQNIILKLLSKEVKMYGYQITQRAKELTEGELEMTEGALYPLLHKLEADGIIKAEVQEINGRSRKYYLLTDKGKKQQATQEDEMRSYLFNLKTIFDI; encoded by the coding sequence ATGAAAAAAAATAGCCTTTACAAAGGAACGCTGCAGAATATCATTTTAAAACTGCTTTCAAAAGAGGTGAAGATGTATGGGTATCAAATCACACAGCGTGCAAAAGAATTGACGGAAGGTGAGCTCGAAATGACTGAAGGAGCACTCTATCCGCTTTTGCATAAACTCGAAGCAGATGGAATTATCAAGGCTGAAGTTCAGGAAATCAACGGTAGAAGCAGGAAATATTATTTGCTTACCGATAAAGGGAAGAAACAGCAGGCTACACAGGAAGATGAAATGAGAAGTTATTTATTTAATCTAAAAACCATTTTTGATATTTAA
- a CDS encoding 2'-5' RNA ligase family protein, with protein MKKMYFIAIYPDQKIIDEVRVFKEDLALNFGNSKALKNDAHITLLPPFEREIELEEDIHIAFQKIDTTISPFEIILNGFGSFPNPKNPVLFVKPEESENLKQLYLNVKEKFSFGKYSFNPM; from the coding sequence ATGAAAAAAATGTACTTCATCGCTATTTATCCTGATCAGAAAATCATTGATGAGGTGAGAGTTTTTAAAGAAGATTTAGCTTTAAATTTCGGAAATTCTAAAGCACTGAAAAATGATGCACATATTACTTTATTACCTCCATTTGAAAGAGAAATAGAATTGGAAGAAGACATTCACATCGCCTTTCAGAAAATCGACACCACCATTTCTCCTTTTGAAATTATTTTAAACGGTTTTGGAAGTTTTCCTAATCCAAAGAACCCTGTTCTATTTGTAAAACCGGAAGAAAGCGAAAATTTAAAACAACTTTATTTAAACGTAAAAGAGAAATTTAGTTTTGGAAAATATTCATTTAATCCCATGTAA
- the ruvC gene encoding crossover junction endodeoxyribonuclease RuvC, producing the protein MSAEKIILGIDPGTAIMGFGLISVKKGKMEMISIHELILKKYPNHETKLKYIFDKTLALIDEFHPDEVALEAPFFGKNVQSMLKLGRAQGVAMAASLHRNIPITEYSPKKIKMAITGNGNASKEQVAGMLQNLLNLKEFPTKYLDASDGLAVAVCHHFNSGTIADTKSYSGWDSFLRQNPDRLK; encoded by the coding sequence ATTTCAGCAGAGAAAATAATTTTAGGAATTGATCCCGGAACAGCCATTATGGGATTCGGTTTGATATCGGTAAAAAAAGGAAAAATGGAGATGATTTCCATTCACGAATTGATTTTAAAAAAATATCCGAACCATGAGACTAAACTTAAATATATTTTCGACAAAACATTAGCATTAATTGACGAGTTTCACCCTGATGAGGTGGCGCTTGAAGCTCCTTTCTTTGGCAAAAACGTACAATCAATGCTGAAATTGGGAAGAGCTCAAGGCGTAGCAATGGCAGCAAGTCTTCACAGGAATATTCCTATTACAGAATATTCTCCAAAAAAAATAAAAATGGCAATCACCGGAAACGGGAATGCCAGTAAAGAACAGGTTGCAGGAATGCTTCAGAACCTTTTGAACCTAAAAGAATTTCCCACAAAATATTTAGACGCTTCCGACGGATTGGCGGTTGCGGTTTGTCATCATTTTAATTCTGGAACGATTGCAGATACAAAGTCTTATTCGGGATGGGATAGTTTTTTAAGACAGAATCCGGATCGGCTGAAATAA
- a CDS encoding lipocalin family protein — protein sequence MKKIFSILFFCLLIISCQSQKIEAQHNEEDKAKYFLGTWRLSQKTYKEGLETKVYNLHECMKQYELIFEAKVEKTIVTKTFATGKDCQIKSQSEGLAVKISDGSFSYQEEDLKRVERFKMYSKNKFSIIYRDIINGNVTEIEDFYQREK from the coding sequence ATGAAAAAAATATTCAGTATTTTGTTTTTCTGCCTTTTAATCATTAGCTGTCAGTCACAGAAAATTGAGGCTCAACACAACGAAGAAGACAAAGCAAAGTATTTCTTAGGAACGTGGAGGCTGTCTCAAAAAACATATAAGGAAGGTCTAGAAACGAAAGTTTATAATCTTCATGAATGTATGAAGCAATACGAACTTATATTTGAAGCGAAAGTTGAAAAAACAATAGTGACAAAAACATTTGCGACCGGCAAAGATTGTCAGATAAAAAGCCAATCAGAGGGTTTGGCGGTTAAGATCAGTGACGGTTCTTTTTCTTATCAAGAAGAAGATCTCAAAAGAGTAGAGCGTTTTAAAATGTACTCAAAAAATAAATTTTCAATAATATACCGCGATATTATTAACGGAAATGTGACGGAAATCGAAGACTTTTATCAACGGGAAAAATAA
- a CDS encoding zinc-dependent metalloprotease yields MKKFCTLLVLMFFINSFSQDFHKECGFDKVMKKLDDRHPDLKRYREEGEQKILGMNQQAFLNKVGATTSKNTLYTGQIYEIPVVVHVIESQDAANANLAVTDQEIINWIARANSMYATTYGGSFYPEGAGATGGNVIPFKLVLAKRSPSCLPTTGIIRYNGSTLPDYDQNGVTDTGATDTQIKNELAPHWPENSYFNIYVVIGFDGEQQLSYGLMGYAAFPSSYDYDYESFMKVATIKNQNDTTLTHELGHAFGLYHTFQGISYTSQTTCPVNNNCATDGDRVCDTSPSRSMYSGATPNNNAIDPCTTVNYDGTQYNIMNYTNSNRKFTSGQRDRAILMMMEYRKDLLNSLAGKDPASIITSPVSVVNAQCNPSGIANPTNNNFATGPYRVVFGNINSVTNGYDSDEANPVYYADYANATCIRPAYATEIPSLTATPLKITFMNGFGQTEKFRVKAWIDYNNNGTFEDAELVTNYLSNNIGSGQSSTYTVNVTPAASAVQNIYLRVRIGVDAATRNSVTLPEFTSCSVLQYGQIEDYAVKILGSLSTSETENKSDTKIVYIKEENKLQLFGNRNLKFGNYQIYDMSGKMIQKGKSDTNEVRINQQLINGSYIINYSDGGKQDSKKFLHN; encoded by the coding sequence ATGAAAAAATTCTGTACCCTATTAGTATTGATGTTTTTTATTAATTCATTTTCGCAGGATTTTCATAAGGAATGCGGTTTTGATAAGGTAATGAAAAAATTGGATGACAGACATCCGGATCTAAAAAGATATAGAGAAGAGGGAGAGCAGAAGATTCTCGGGATGAATCAACAGGCCTTTCTTAATAAAGTAGGAGCCACAACTTCAAAGAATACTCTTTATACGGGACAGATTTATGAAATCCCGGTAGTCGTTCACGTTATCGAATCCCAAGATGCTGCAAATGCTAACTTAGCGGTTACAGATCAGGAAATTATCAATTGGATAGCGAGAGCAAACAGTATGTATGCGACTACTTATGGCGGTTCTTTTTATCCGGAAGGAGCAGGTGCTACAGGAGGAAATGTGATACCCTTTAAACTCGTTTTAGCAAAGAGATCACCGAGTTGTTTACCTACAACGGGTATTATACGATACAACGGAAGTACTCTTCCTGATTATGACCAAAATGGAGTAACCGATACGGGAGCTACAGACACACAAATTAAAAATGAGCTAGCACCACACTGGCCAGAAAATTCTTACTTTAACATTTATGTGGTAATTGGTTTCGATGGTGAGCAGCAATTATCGTATGGACTTATGGGGTACGCTGCGTTTCCTAGTTCGTATGACTACGATTATGAAAGCTTTATGAAAGTGGCAACGATCAAGAATCAAAATGATACTACCCTTACTCACGAATTGGGTCATGCTTTTGGGTTGTATCATACTTTCCAAGGAATTTCTTATACTAGTCAAACAACTTGTCCTGTAAATAATAATTGTGCAACAGATGGTGACAGAGTTTGTGATACTTCACCTTCAAGAAGTATGTATAGTGGTGCAACGCCCAACAATAATGCAATCGATCCGTGTACTACTGTGAACTACGATGGAACCCAGTATAATATTATGAATTATACCAATTCAAACCGTAAATTTACTTCGGGGCAACGTGACAGAGCGATTTTGATGATGATGGAATATAGAAAAGATCTTCTGAATTCTTTAGCCGGAAAAGATCCTGCATCGATTATAACATCACCTGTTTCTGTAGTGAATGCACAATGTAATCCTTCAGGCATTGCAAACCCTACCAATAACAATTTTGCAACAGGGCCTTACCGAGTAGTTTTCGGAAATATCAACAGTGTGACCAACGGATATGATTCTGATGAGGCAAATCCTGTATATTATGCAGATTATGCCAATGCTACTTGTATCAGACCAGCGTATGCTACAGAAATACCGTCTCTTACGGCAACTCCTTTAAAAATAACTTTTATGAACGGGTTTGGGCAAACTGAAAAATTCAGAGTAAAAGCGTGGATTGATTATAATAATAATGGTACATTCGAAGATGCAGAATTGGTTACAAATTATCTTTCTAATAATATAGGATCAGGACAAAGTAGCACATATACAGTCAATGTAACTCCGGCAGCATCTGCAGTACAAAATATTTATCTTCGAGTGAGAATTGGAGTAGATGCAGCTACAAGAAACTCAGTTACTTTACCGGAATTTACTTCATGCTCTGTATTACAATATGGGCAGATAGAAGATTATGCTGTTAAAATATTAGGATCATTATCCACTTCTGAAACAGAAAATAAATCTGACACTAAAATTGTTTACATAAAAGAAGAAAATAAACTTCAGCTTTTTGGTAACAGAAATCTAAAATTCGGGAATTATCAAATTTACGATATGAGTGGTAAAATGATACAAAAAGGAAAATCAGATACCAATGAAGTTCGCATCAATCAGCAATTAATTAATGGTTCGTATATCATTAATTATTCTGATGGTGGCAAACAAGATTCTAAGAAATTTTTACATAACTAA
- a CDS encoding DUF4407 domain-containing protein, with product MKNTQATIYQTNHRINWFQKFLLICSGGNIHILRKTPSEWNKFAGIGGIVLFTAVFATLSAAYAMFTIFDDIWASIGFGILWGLMIFNLDRYIVSSIKKTGSWWNQILMSIPRLILATFLGIIISKPLELKIFEKEVNKQLNTIIQRNKKDLQTQMSGRILQQSGPFETEKKQISDKIAQYQKSYDSAAVELEKEILGKQSNLTSGKVGFGSNAKRKQELKEQRRLDLENYQKQVATRLEYLDKEISKVYTNLETERKSTETFEDKFNGFAARLQALDELGKNSAIIATAAAFIMGLFITLEISPVLIKLISSVGPYDYLLEKTENDFRLYSKEKIEKGNALTDFRIDDFKDQLKN from the coding sequence ATGAAAAATACACAAGCAACTATATATCAAACAAATCACAGAATAAACTGGTTTCAGAAATTTCTCCTGATTTGTTCTGGTGGAAACATCCACATCTTAAGAAAAACACCGAGTGAATGGAATAAATTTGCCGGAATCGGAGGAATTGTACTTTTCACCGCAGTTTTTGCGACACTTTCTGCAGCCTATGCAATGTTCACTATTTTCGATGACATCTGGGCTTCGATTGGTTTTGGAATCCTTTGGGGCTTAATGATTTTTAATCTGGATCGATATATTGTTTCATCAATTAAGAAGACAGGATCATGGTGGAATCAGATTCTGATGTCGATCCCAAGATTGATTCTGGCAACATTTTTAGGAATTATTATTTCTAAACCTTTAGAGCTAAAGATTTTTGAAAAGGAAGTCAATAAACAGCTAAACACGATCATTCAAAGGAATAAAAAAGACCTTCAGACACAAATGAGCGGTAGAATTCTGCAACAAAGCGGCCCTTTTGAAACTGAAAAAAAGCAAATTTCCGATAAAATTGCTCAATATCAGAAGTCTTATGATTCGGCAGCGGTAGAACTTGAAAAGGAAATCTTAGGGAAACAATCTAATTTGACCAGCGGAAAAGTAGGTTTCGGTTCTAATGCAAAACGAAAACAAGAACTGAAAGAACAACGACGACTAGACCTGGAAAATTATCAAAAGCAGGTCGCAACAAGACTGGAATATCTCGACAAAGAAATCTCTAAAGTCTACACCAACCTTGAAACAGAAAGAAAATCTACAGAAACGTTTGAAGATAAATTCAACGGATTTGCTGCAAGATTACAGGCTTTGGACGAACTTGGAAAAAACTCAGCGATCATCGCCACTGCTGCAGCTTTTATTATGGGACTGTTTATCACTTTGGAGATTTCACCGGTTTTAATTAAGCTCATTTCTTCAGTCGGACCTTACGATTATCTTTTGGAGAAAACTGAAAATGACTTCCGTCTCTATTCTAAAGAAAAAATTGAAAAGGGAAATGCTCTAACTGATTTTCGGATCGATGATTTTAAAGATCAATTAAAGAATTGA
- the guaB gene encoding IMP dehydrogenase, with the protein MSIHNKIVETAITFDDVLLVPAYSEVLPNQVSLKSRLTDKITLNVPIVSAAMDTVTEADLAIALARVGGLGFIHKNMTIEEQAAQVNRVKRSENGMISDPVTLSKDHTLAEAKETMAKYKISGLPVVDAENTLIGIITNRDVKYQENLDMKVEEIMTKENLITSDKDTNLEKAKEILLKSRIEKLPIVDKNNKLVGLITIKDIDNQLEYPNANKDENGRLIVGAGVGVGEDTLDRIAALVQAGVDIIGIDSAHGHSKGVLDKISEIRRAYPDLDIVGGNIVTAEAAADLIKAGANVLKVGVGPGSICTTRVVAGVGVPQLSAIYNVYEYAQSKNVTVIADGGIKLSGDIVKAIASGAGAVMLGSLLAGTDEAPGEEIIFQGRKFKTYQGMGSLSAMKRGGKERYFQSEAKKFVPEGIEGRVPSKGSLEEVIFQLTGGLRAGMGYCGAKDIEALQKDTKMVMITGSGLKESHPHDVIITQEAPNYSL; encoded by the coding sequence ATGTCTATTCATAACAAAATTGTAGAGACAGCCATCACTTTCGATGACGTGCTTCTAGTCCCTGCTTATTCTGAAGTTTTACCTAATCAGGTTTCATTAAAATCAAGACTTACCGATAAAATTACGCTTAATGTTCCGATTGTTTCCGCTGCAATGGATACCGTTACAGAGGCTGATTTGGCAATTGCTTTGGCAAGAGTTGGTGGTTTGGGTTTCATTCATAAAAATATGACGATCGAAGAACAGGCCGCTCAGGTAAACAGAGTGAAGCGTTCTGAAAACGGAATGATCTCTGATCCTGTAACGCTTTCAAAAGATCATACTTTGGCTGAGGCTAAAGAAACGATGGCAAAATATAAAATCTCTGGTCTTCCGGTTGTTGATGCTGAAAATACTTTGATCGGAATCATCACCAACAGAGATGTAAAATATCAGGAAAACCTTGATATGAAAGTCGAAGAGATCATGACAAAAGAAAATCTGATCACTTCTGATAAAGATACCAATCTTGAAAAAGCAAAAGAAATTCTTCTTAAAAGCAGAATAGAAAAGCTTCCTATCGTTGATAAAAACAATAAACTGGTTGGTTTAATTACCATTAAAGATATTGATAATCAATTGGAATATCCTAATGCCAACAAAGATGAAAACGGTCGTTTGATCGTGGGAGCCGGTGTTGGTGTAGGTGAAGATACATTAGACAGGATTGCTGCTTTAGTTCAGGCCGGAGTTGATATCATCGGTATAGATTCTGCTCACGGACACTCAAAAGGAGTTTTAGATAAAATTTCTGAAATCAGAAGAGCATATCCTGATCTGGATATCGTTGGCGGGAATATCGTAACGGCTGAAGCTGCAGCAGATTTAATTAAAGCGGGTGCAAATGTTCTTAAAGTAGGTGTTGGTCCGGGTTCTATCTGTACAACAAGAGTTGTTGCAGGAGTTGGAGTTCCTCAATTATCTGCTATTTACAACGTTTACGAATATGCTCAGTCTAAAAATGTTACCGTAATTGCTGATGGAGGAATTAAACTTTCGGGAGATATTGTAAAAGCGATCGCAAGTGGAGCAGGAGCAGTAATGTTGGGCTCACTTTTAGCCGGAACGGATGAAGCTCCGGGTGAAGAAATTATCTTCCAGGGAAGAAAATTTAAAACTTACCAGGGAATGGGAAGTCTTTCTGCAATGAAGAGAGGTGGAAAAGAAAGATATTTCCAAAGTGAGGCTAAAAAATTCGTTCCGGAAGGAATTGAAGGAAGAGTTCCCAGTAAAGGATCTTTGGAAGAAGTAATTTTCCAATTGACAGGAGGTTTGAGAGCCGGAATGGGATATTGTGGGGCTAAAGATATTGAAGCTTTACAAAAAGATACCAAAATGGTAATGATTACAGGTAGCGGATTGAAAGAATCTCATCCGCATGATGTGATTATCACTCAGGAAGCTCCGAATTATTCTTTATAA
- a CDS encoding DUF4252 domain-containing protein yields the protein MKIFKNIFFVCCTLFLMQSCVVSSKPNIDFFSKSNYNSQDAKFASFNVPLFLAKPFIKKALREEGESEAAIAMVKKVSKIKMMTVANGSEAMLKDYANYLKDNNYEDWATIKHDGDNVNIRVKQKGEIINNMLITVNSKKDMVFLDVKGSFTADDISQMINLASDK from the coding sequence ATGAAAATTTTCAAAAACATTTTTTTTGTTTGTTGTACTTTATTTTTAATGCAGTCATGCGTTGTTTCAAGCAAACCAAACATCGATTTTTTCTCAAAATCAAATTATAATTCTCAAGATGCGAAGTTTGCCAGCTTTAATGTACCGCTATTTCTAGCGAAGCCCTTTATCAAAAAAGCGTTGAGAGAAGAAGGAGAAAGTGAAGCTGCAATTGCAATGGTAAAAAAAGTTTCGAAAATAAAAATGATGACTGTTGCCAATGGAAGTGAAGCAATGCTGAAAGATTATGCCAACTATCTAAAGGATAACAATTACGAAGATTGGGCAACCATAAAACATGATGGCGATAATGTAAATATCCGAGTAAAACAAAAAGGCGAGATCATCAATAATATGCTGATTACTGTAAATTCGAAAAAAGACATGGTGTTTTTGGATGTTAAAGGCAGCTTTACGGCAGACGATATTTCCCAGATGATCAATCTTGCATCAGACAAATAA
- a CDS encoding DUF4252 domain-containing protein, with the protein MKKLFIICTLVLSHFFNVYGQENKLDKLFDKYQEVEGVTSIKIAKPMFGMLSNLNIADSELDQIKPLLAKINGLKVLITENSSGNSKANINQLNKEISAFVKNLNYSEIMSVKNGGSRIKFLSSEAEKDGTLENMLLNIDSGTGESILVMLDGKLSMDDVNKIINSGETKTNTTRTTITNSFTSDNSASYLNGENRNVGQFSGIDVSAGVKVVFTQENNTSVKVFADADKLQNVITKVENGILKVSIDNKGTKNLRFKNLSVNVSSPKMDRIKASSGSNFTTVNEIREKEMTIDASSGSGIVAKFQISGTSNFEASSGSTVKASINSDKVLVKSSSGSSIKLEGNTEYISIDASSGASCKADQLTANIGVVESTSGSNVSVSAKDKLTVKASSAGSVKYRGNPQIESNISKSSAGSLNQIN; encoded by the coding sequence ATGAAAAAACTATTCATTATATGTACCCTTGTGCTGTCTCATTTCTTTAATGTGTACGGACAGGAAAATAAATTAGATAAACTTTTTGATAAATATCAGGAAGTGGAAGGGGTAACTTCTATTAAAATTGCAAAACCAATGTTTGGAATGCTCAGCAATCTGAATATTGCAGATTCTGAACTCGATCAGATCAAACCTTTGCTGGCAAAAATCAACGGGCTGAAAGTATTGATTACAGAAAACTCTTCAGGTAATTCAAAAGCAAATATTAATCAGCTTAATAAAGAGATTTCAGCATTCGTGAAAAATCTGAATTACAGTGAGATTATGTCTGTAAAAAACGGGGGTAGCAGAATTAAGTTTCTTTCATCTGAAGCTGAAAAAGACGGTACTTTAGAAAATATGCTTTTAAATATAGACAGTGGAACCGGTGAAAGTATTCTTGTAATGCTTGATGGGAAACTTTCTATGGATGATGTAAATAAAATTATTAATTCCGGCGAAACTAAAACGAATACGACAAGAACTACAATTACCAACAGTTTTACTTCAGATAATTCTGCATCTTACTTGAATGGCGAAAACAGAAATGTAGGGCAATTCTCAGGAATCGATGTAAGTGCAGGTGTAAAAGTAGTTTTTACACAGGAAAATAATACAAGTGTAAAAGTTTTTGCAGATGCTGATAAACTTCAAAATGTAATTACAAAGGTAGAAAACGGTATTTTGAAAGTTTCAATTGATAATAAAGGAACAAAGAATTTGAGATTCAAAAACCTTAGCGTGAATGTCTCATCACCAAAAATGGATAGAATTAAGGCTTCTTCAGGTTCCAATTTTACAACAGTGAACGAAATCAGAGAAAAAGAGATGACTATAGATGCTTCTTCAGGATCAGGAATTGTTGCAAAATTTCAAATTTCCGGTACTTCTAACTTTGAAGCTAGTTCTGGTTCTACTGTGAAAGCGTCAATCAATTCAGATAAAGTTTTAGTAAAAAGCTCAAGCGGATCTAGCATTAAGCTGGAAGGAAATACAGAATACATATCAATCGATGCAAGCAGTGGTGCTTCTTGTAAAGCAGATCAATTAACTGCAAATATTGGTGTCGTAGAGTCTACATCGGGAAGCAATGTTTCTGTGAGCGCAAAAGATAAATTAACAGTAAAAGCTTCTTCAGCTGGATCTGTAAAATACAGAGGAAATCCTCAGATTGAATCAAACATCAGCAAATCTTCTGCAGGAAGTTTAAATCAAATCAACTAA
- a CDS encoding RNA polymerase sigma factor, with protein MTQETFRDTVFTLRDEMFRFAKRFVMSSDEAEDVVQDLMIKFWQKKDELEKFGNFKSYALKSVRNECLNRLKHHDVKLGFADMQLHRSELYSMDVNNLKEYIIGFINQLPEKQKAVIHLKDVEEYEVSEISEMLEMEENAVRVNLMRARQKVKEQISQLMSYEQRQISR; from the coding sequence ATGACCCAAGAAACTTTTAGAGATACGGTATTTACTCTCAGAGATGAGATGTTCCGTTTTGCAAAAAGGTTTGTTATGAGCAGTGATGAAGCGGAAGATGTAGTACAAGATTTGATGATTAAATTCTGGCAGAAAAAAGATGAGCTGGAAAAGTTCGGAAATTTTAAATCTTATGCTCTGAAATCTGTGAGAAATGAATGTCTCAATCGGTTGAAGCATCACGACGTAAAGTTAGGTTTTGCTGATATGCAGCTTCATCGATCGGAATTGTACAGTATGGATGTGAATAATCTGAAAGAATATATCATAGGTTTTATCAACCAGCTTCCGGAGAAACAGAAAGCGGTGATTCACCTGAAAGATGTAGAAGAGTATGAAGTGTCTGAAATTTCCGAAATGTTGGAAATGGAAGAAAATGCAGTAAGGGTCAACCTGATGCGTGCAAGACAAAAAGTAAAAGAACAAATCTCTCAACTTATGAGCTATGAGCAACGACAAATTTCAAGATAA